The DNA segment GTTGTGACATGCTTACCAAAACACGTTCTGGTTTCACCGATTTGGATTTCAAAAACTGAGCAACTTTAGCCGTTTTCTTCCTGCCTTTATCTACCAGTTCTCTTTCAAAGTCGGACTTTCCATATCCATCTTCAGCCTTACCATGACGCATGAAATATATCTTCTTCATTAGCTAGTTTCTTATAAAAGACTAATATACTTATTTTTTTATGAATTTGGTGGTTGACTTTCTGCCATTTTCATCAACGACTACAAACAAGTAAAAACCTTGATTTAGCTTGCTAATATCCACCATCCCCGAAAGTAAAGCCTGATTGGAGGAGTCTGTAAAAGATAGTTTTTGCCTTCCAAAGATATCGTAAATGAGGATTTTTAGCTTTTGAGCCTGTTCTAAACCTATGGTATATTGAAGACTTTGAGCATTCATATACCTGAGCTGGATGGAGTTGATGTTAGAAACTTGTTCTGGAGTTCCAAGCACAGCATCCACTTCTATTTGCACTAGAATAGGTAGGTGATCCGACATTCCATAAAGTGCATTAATCACATTAATTGGTGCAGAAGTATTGGTAGGAGAATCTGTTATACTACCATTAAAATGCTCCCCATCGTTTCCTAGGGGGTGATAAGTATCGGTCAAGAGTTTCATTTTATTGGTCCCTTCCAATAGTGAGGCTGTAGACATTATAAAATCAAAACGATCGTCTAATCCTCCAGAGCTAAAGCAATTGGAATTATTACCATGAGTGCTTTGAGTGTGTACGTGTCGGTATGAATAATTATTATTCCAATTACCTTCTTGATTAATGGGATCGTAGAAATACCGGATTCCATTATAGGTATAGGTTAAATTGGTATAGGCTTGTTCTTCACTAGTATAAAGATTTAAATCGCCCATAAACAACATATTCTCTGGTAAATCGTGAGTTCGGATATAAGTCATGGCTGAGGCCACCATACCTGCTCTTTTACTGGCATCGCTGTCTGAATTCCCAGCTTTTAAATGAGCTACAAAGCAAGTTATAAAAGCAGTATCGTGGGTAATGCCTAAATCTGCTGCTTTATAATAAAGTGTAAAAACATCTATATCTCTAATGGCAGAATAAACCACATCTTGAGAATATAGAGCCAATTTATTCTTATTGAAATATAACATGTTTACGATATAGCTATCTGCCGCATTAAAGGAAACCGCTTTTCTATAATAATCCACACCATCGGTATTTAATACCTGATCGAGTATCATTTGATGATAAGTAGTATTATCTGATAGCTCATTCACAGTAAAAATATCTGGTTTCACATAGTCAATGATGGTTCTTAAGTGGCCATTTTTGCTATTCACATTATTGTTACTTGTAGTGCAATCGCCATAGTAGTTTCCGTAATTGAGCAAATTGTACTGCATTATCTGAATGGTATCTTGTGCCGAGAGACTCCAAAAAATAAATAGGAAACCTAGGGTATATATTATTCTCATATTGTGTGTTTAATGGGTAGAAGGTGCTGTCATACTAAATTAGACTGCGAAGCTACGAAATTCTAAAAACTTTATAACTTTGAAAATAAAAACCATGCGATTATTAGCCCTCTTCCTCTTTATCCTATTTCAAGTGCCTTTAATGGCTCAAAGTACCGATTGGCAAACCAAATTTGAAATATCAGACTATTTAGAAACTGTTACTTACGAGGAGTGTATGGCTTTCTCAAAGGCTTTAGCCGAAGAAAGTCCTATGATAAACTATCAGGAAATGGGCTATAGTCCTCAGAACAGAGCTATTCCATTGTTGATTATTGATAAGGAAGGCCTTAGTACTGCTAGGGATATTAAGAGTAGTGGCAGGTTGATTCTTTTTATTCAAGCTGGAATTCATGCAGGAGAACCCGATGGAACCGATGCTACTTTCCTATTGCTTCGCGATATGGTGATTCACCAAAAGAATTTAGACCTTCTAAACAAGGTGAGTATCCTCTTTATACCATCATTTAATGTGGATGGATTGGCGAGAATGAGTCCTTATAATCGAATCAATCAAAATGGGCCAAAGGAAATGGGTTGGAGAGCCAATAGCCTAAATCTGAATCTAAATCGCGATTATATGAAAGCCGATAGCCCAGAAATGAAGGCATGGCTAAAGATATTTAATGAATACTTGCCTGATTTATTTATTGATTGTCATACCACCGATGGTGCCGATTATCAATATGTAGCCACTTATGCTATGGAGACTTTTGGTAATATGGATGAAGGATTAACGGAATTTACTGAGGAGGTTTATAATCCATATTTGGTTGAATCCATGAAACAAAAAGGCGCCCCCATTTTCCCTTATGTCACCTTTATGAATTGGCACGACCCGAGAAGTGGATTGGTAAGAAGTGTTGGAACACCTATGATTTCTCAGGGCTATACTGCTTTGCAAAACCGAATTGGCTTACTCATAGAAACTCATATGCTTAAGCCCTATAAACCTAGAGTTTATGCCACCAAAGAGATGATTATTTCCACTTTGGAAACCATGAATAAGCACCATAAGAAGCTAAAGTCTTTAAATAAAAATGCCGATGCCATGATGAGTTCTTACAAAAAAGGAATTCAGAAATTGACCATTAAATACGACGTGGATTATAATGATACTAGTTATGTAGATTTCTTGGGGATGGAATATGAGGTGGTGAAGAGTGATTTAACGGGCGGAGATTGGTTTCAGTATTCCCAAGAGCCAATAACTTTTGATTTAATACTATTCGAGAAGCCAAAGCCCATAGAGCAAGTGGAGCTACCCATAGCTTATATTATTCCGGTGGAATATGAAGAAGTGCAAAACATCATTAAAAACCATGGTATAGAGTATAAGATCAGCAAAGAAGCTATGGATGTGGAAATAGAAACCTATAAGTTTAGCAATCAGAAATGGGGGAACTCTTCTTTTGAAAGCCACCAAAATCTTCGCTCCTTCGATATGGTAGATGTAAAGGCCACTCAGAAGTTTGAAGCTGGAGCTATGGTTATTCCTGTGAGGCAAAGGGCACTCAAAGTTATCGTTTATCTACTCGAACCTAAAGCTGATAATTCTTTGGTTTCTTGGGGATTCTTCAATTCCTCTATGGAGCGAAAAGAATATGCCGAAACCTATGTGATGGAAAAAATGGCTAGAGAGATGATTGCTGAAAACCCTTCGCTAATGGATGAGTTTAATACATGGAAAGAAGAAAATCCAGAGCTGGCCAAAAACCATTGGATGCAATGCATGTGGTTTTATGCCAAAACACCATATATGGATCCCAAGAAAGATGTATATCCTGTTGGGAAAATAGTGGATCAGCAGGAGTTGTTTAAATTGGGTTGGCATTAGGGATTACATATCACCTCTACCACTATATTTTTTCACTATTATATGTTCAGGTAAAACATTAAAACTTCTTGAACAATTTGAGTAGAAAAAACAAATGTTGTGAGAAACGATATCGTTTTGTTCAAAATATTTAGGAAAGTTACTGAGAGAATTATTTGATGCTTATTTTCTTGTTTTCGTCAATGGGACACCCGAAAGCAATTCTGACTAACGTCAAAAATTAGTATTGATAATTAGACTGTTACAAATTCAAAGTTTTCCTTTGAAAGCTCAAATTTAGTGATTTGTTTTTGAATACGGTTTACTATACCAAGTTTTCTTTTTTGATCGAGAAAGAGATATTCCCTCGATGGCTTATAGGGTACTTTTTTTGTAATCATTGTCCAAATGATTACTCCCAATTTACGTGCTGTTGCACTTACTGCAGCTTGCCTCCCTTTTCTATAGGCTATCCTCCTGAAAAAATCTGACAAATCAGTATCTTTTAAATTTCCTATGGCATTGGCTGCTTGTCTTAATGCTATTTTTAATCTATTACTCCCTTTGGGGATTCTTGAAGAAAGGACTTTCCCTCCTGATATTTTATTATTGGGAGCAAGCCTAAGCCAGGAAACAAATTCTTTTGATGTCTTAAATTTACTGAAACCATCTGGGCCTATTTCACTCATCAAACTCAATATTGTTGCATGACTAACTCCTTCAATCGCTAACAAATCTACTCCATTAAAATATTGATAAGCTACCTGATTAAAGTTTTTAATATCAACAGCATTTTTATTCAGACGCTTATATGGTTTATCATTTGTTTTTAGCTTGAGTTTCTTCGGAGTTTTTTTAAGTGCAGTATTTACAAATTTTTGAATCTTTCGGTCACATGCTTTTATTTGTTTTTGAAAAAACTGATAAGATTCAAATTCTTGCATTAATCCAAATAAGAAGTCTTCTCGATTATTGCCATGTAGTGCTTTTGAAATCTCTT comes from the Lentimicrobium sp. L6 genome and includes:
- a CDS encoding T9SS type A sorting domain-containing protein, whose product is MRIIYTLGFLFIFWSLSAQDTIQIMQYNLLNYGNYYGDCTTSNNNVNSKNGHLRTIIDYVKPDIFTVNELSDNTTYHQMILDQVLNTDGVDYYRKAVSFNAADSYIVNMLYFNKNKLALYSQDVVYSAIRDIDVFTLYYKAADLGITHDTAFITCFVAHLKAGNSDSDASKRAGMVASAMTYIRTHDLPENMLFMGDLNLYTSEEQAYTNLTYTYNGIRYFYDPINQEGNWNNNYSYRHVHTQSTHGNNSNCFSSGGLDDRFDFIMSTASLLEGTNKMKLLTDTYHPLGNDGEHFNGSITDSPTNTSAPINVINALYGMSDHLPILVQIEVDAVLGTPEQVSNINSIQLRYMNAQSLQYTIGLEQAQKLKILIYDIFGRQKLSFTDSSNQALLSGMVDISKLNQGFYLFVVVDENGRKSTTKFIKK
- a CDS encoding M14 family metallopeptidase produces the protein MRLLALFLFILFQVPLMAQSTDWQTKFEISDYLETVTYEECMAFSKALAEESPMINYQEMGYSPQNRAIPLLIIDKEGLSTARDIKSSGRLILFIQAGIHAGEPDGTDATFLLLRDMVIHQKNLDLLNKVSILFIPSFNVDGLARMSPYNRINQNGPKEMGWRANSLNLNLNRDYMKADSPEMKAWLKIFNEYLPDLFIDCHTTDGADYQYVATYAMETFGNMDEGLTEFTEEVYNPYLVESMKQKGAPIFPYVTFMNWHDPRSGLVRSVGTPMISQGYTALQNRIGLLIETHMLKPYKPRVYATKEMIISTLETMNKHHKKLKSLNKNADAMMSSYKKGIQKLTIKYDVDYNDTSYVDFLGMEYEVVKSDLTGGDWFQYSQEPITFDLILFEKPKPIEQVELPIAYIIPVEYEEVQNIIKNHGIEYKISKEAMDVEIETYKFSNQKWGNSSFESHQNLRSFDMVDVKATQKFEAGAMVIPVRQRALKVIVYLLEPKADNSLVSWGFFNSSMERKEYAETYVMEKMAREMIAENPSLMDEFNTWKEENPELAKNHWMQCMWFYAKTPYMDPKKDVYPVGKIVDQQELFKLGWH
- a CDS encoding IS110 family transposase: MILCNGKFTKHAKGKKTDVKDSRWIQKLHSLGLLTSSFLPDETTETLRTYCRQRINLIHQSSAASRKMQKYLKFLNFRLDVVVKDVCGLTGLRIIEDICKGNLDPASLAEHRHYNCRKSKEEISKALHGNNREDFLFGLMQEFESYQFFQKQIKACDRKIQKFVNTALKKTPKKLKLKTNDKPYKRLNKNAVDIKNFNQVAYQYFNGVDLLAIEGVSHATILSLMSEIGPDGFSKFKTSKEFVSWLRLAPNNKISGGKVLSSRIPKGSNRLKIALRQAANAIGNLKDTDLSDFFRRIAYRKGRQAAVSATARKLGVIIWTMITKKVPYKPSREYLFLDQKRKLGIVNRIQKQITKFELSKENFEFVTV